One window of bacterium genomic DNA carries:
- the purL gene encoding phosphoribosylformylglycinamidine synthase subunit PurL, which yields MFRIEVKKKDNIEGDKLKKDIFDLGINVQSVEVIYTYLIFGNLTKIDVQRIAQDLLADKVWETYKINPKRQMLNAKCFTIEVAYNPGVMDAVAISVVKGMQDLGIKGVEAVKTAKKYLITGALSKQELEFVADKLLVNRTIQHIVRNEEYIVTTPKYSFKLVSVDLLTASDKDLLNISKRGMLGLNLIEMKAIQKHFMKLARNPTDVELETIAQTWSEHCVHKTFKSMIEFNGKLIPPLIDTIMQVTNELSPSWCVSVFKDNAGIIKFGDGYNICFKVETHNHPSALEPYGGAGTGIGGVIRDPLGTGLGAKPILNTDVFCFGPPDYPHKRLPPGTLHPLRIMKGVVAGVRDYGNKMGIPTANGAVLFDDRYIGNPVVYCGTVGLIPDDKCKKEVVCGDLIVLVGGRTGRDGIHGVTFASIELTKESEEISSGAVQIGNPITEKKLVDILLKARDRGLYRAITDCGGGGLSSAIGELAHSTGAIVDLDKVPLKYEGLSYSEIWISEAQERMIIFVPPKKLAELLELCRSEDVEATVIGEVTDDKTLILRYEGNVVGKLDMKFLHEGLPLPIKYASWKPKKFNEPKYIEPKDLTPYLLCILSSLNVCSKEWVIRQYDHEVQGGSVCKPLVGYDGPGDACIVRPLLNSNRGIVIGCGINPKYGDPELDSGDPYWMAGSNIDEAIRNVVAVGANPKRVAILDNFSWGNPDKPDRLGELVRAVQGCYDIAKAYKLPFISGKDSLNNEYKIGKRSISIPPTLLISAIGIIEDINKAVSMDLKASNDLIYIIGKTYNELGGSHYYEIRSFVSNCVPKVRPKPSLFSALHNAIKTGLVKACHDCSEGGIGVTCAEMCFAGGIGMKVWLNKVICGETITKNDQILFSESNSRFIVEVARENKSEFASMLSEIDFAEIGITTNRDELEIFGLNGKPIVKSKISALKSAWQKPLRLQRIEHKKQEAIGTEPVHCKGGVTPSIRKYSKTRTLILRTAGTNCDIETKVAFEVVGARSSRPYIVDLVHINELIRHKKSLNDYDILVIPGGFTYGDDISAGKILANELRFKLGEDVDKFVTSGKLILGICNGFQVLVKLGLLPYGKLGEQVITLTNNVSGLFQCEWVALEAPKTNCIFTKGIDEIELPIAHAEGRFVAQPSIIKELNKNRQVALRYKGYNPNGSMDNIAGICDTSGRIFGLMPHPERFIFETQYPRWTRAKKEPQGLIIFRNAVEYIQ from the coding sequence ATGTTTAGAATTGAAGTAAAAAAGAAAGATAATATAGAAGGCGATAAGCTTAAGAAAGATATATTTGACCTCGGAATTAATGTCCAGTCTGTAGAAGTCATCTATACTTATTTAATTTTTGGTAACCTTACAAAAATTGATGTTCAAAGAATTGCACAAGACTTGCTTGCAGATAAAGTATGGGAAACATATAAGATAAATCCTAAACGCCAAATGCTAAATGCTAAATGCTTTACTATTGAGGTAGCTTATAATCCTGGCGTTATGGATGCAGTAGCTATAAGTGTAGTTAAGGGAATGCAGGATTTAGGAATTAAAGGAGTAGAAGCAGTAAAGACAGCTAAAAAGTATTTAATTACAGGGGCACTGTCAAAACAGGAGCTTGAATTTGTAGCTGATAAGCTATTAGTTAACCGCACTATTCAGCATATTGTTAGAAATGAAGAATATATTGTTACAACTCCAAAGTATTCTTTTAAACTCGTATCTGTAGATTTACTTACTGCATCAGATAAGGACTTATTGAACATAAGTAAACGTGGTATGCTTGGTCTTAATTTAATTGAGATGAAAGCAATTCAAAAGCATTTTATGAAACTTGCACGCAACCCTACTGATGTTGAGCTTGAGACAATAGCACAGACTTGGTCTGAGCATTGTGTACATAAGACATTTAAGTCAATGATTGAGTTTAACGGTAAGCTTATTCCACCACTTATTGATACAATTATGCAGGTCACAAATGAACTATCACCAAGCTGGTGTGTATCTGTTTTCAAGGATAATGCAGGTATAATCAAATTTGGCGACGGCTACAATATCTGCTTCAAAGTAGAGACCCATAATCATCCGTCAGCACTTGAGCCATATGGTGGGGCAGGCACTGGTATAGGTGGTGTCATTAGAGACCCATTGGGGACAGGACTTGGTGCTAAGCCAATCCTGAATACAGATGTGTTTTGCTTTGGACCACCAGATTATCCTCATAAAAGACTACCACCGGGAACACTGCATCCACTTCGTATTATGAAAGGGGTAGTAGCTGGTGTTAGAGATTACGGTAATAAAATGGGTATACCAACAGCGAATGGCGCAGTTTTGTTTGATGATAGATACATTGGTAATCCAGTAGTTTATTGTGGCACTGTTGGCTTAATACCTGATGATAAGTGTAAAAAAGAAGTAGTATGTGGTGACTTAATTGTCCTTGTTGGTGGTAGGACTGGCAGAGATGGTATTCATGGTGTTACATTTGCATCAATTGAGCTTACTAAGGAGTCTGAAGAGATTTCAAGTGGTGCTGTCCAGATTGGTAACCCAATAACTGAAAAGAAGCTTGTTGATATACTTTTAAAAGCAAGAGATAGAGGTCTTTATCGTGCTATAACAGACTGTGGTGGCGGTGGTCTATCATCAGCTATAGGTGAACTTGCACACTCAACCGGAGCAATAGTTGATTTGGATAAAGTGCCACTTAAATATGAGGGGCTTTCCTACAGTGAAATATGGATATCTGAGGCACAGGAGCGTATGATAATATTTGTGCCACCAAAAAAATTAGCCGAATTACTCGAATTATGCAGAAGTGAAGATGTAGAGGCTACTGTTATTGGTGAAGTTACCGATGATAAGACATTGATACTTAGGTATGAAGGCAATGTTGTTGGCAAACTTGATATGAAGTTCCTGCATGAAGGGTTACCTTTACCTATAAAGTATGCAAGTTGGAAGCCGAAAAAGTTTAATGAGCCCAAGTATATTGAACCTAAGGACTTAACCCCATATTTATTGTGTATACTTTCAAGTTTAAATGTTTGTAGCAAAGAGTGGGTTATTCGACAGTATGACCATGAGGTGCAAGGTGGTAGTGTATGTAAGCCACTTGTTGGCTATGATGGGCCAGGTGATGCCTGTATTGTAAGACCATTACTTAATTCTAACCGTGGTATTGTTATTGGCTGTGGTATTAATCCAAAGTATGGTGACCCTGAACTTGATTCAGGGGACCCGTATTGGATGGCAGGCTCGAATATTGACGAGGCAATACGAAATGTTGTAGCAGTGGGCGCTAATCCTAAGCGTGTCGCAATACTTGATAACTTCTCTTGGGGTAACCCGGATAAGCCGGATAGGTTAGGTGAGCTTGTTCGTGCTGTTCAAGGCTGCTATGATATAGCTAAGGCTTACAAGCTACCATTTATATCTGGAAAAGACTCGTTAAATAATGAATACAAAATAGGGAAGCGCTCAATCTCAATACCACCGACACTACTTATCTCTGCTATTGGGATTATAGAAGATATAAATAAAGCAGTCTCTATGGACTTAAAGGCTTCCAATGACCTTATATACATAATTGGTAAGACATATAATGAACTTGGTGGCTCTCATTATTACGAAATACGGAGCTTTGTGAGTAATTGTGTTCCAAAAGTGAGACCCAAGCCATCGCTATTTAGCGCTCTTCATAACGCAATAAAAACTGGTCTTGTTAAGGCATGCCACGACTGTTCTGAAGGCGGTATAGGCGTAACATGTGCGGAGATGTGTTTTGCAGGCGGGATAGGGATGAAAGTATGGCTCAATAAGGTAATTTGTGGGGAAACTATTACCAAAAATGACCAAATATTATTCTCTGAATCTAACTCAAGATTCATTGTAGAAGTAGCAAGAGAAAACAAATCTGAGTTTGCGAGTATGCTATCAGAAATTGATTTTGCTGAGATTGGAATAACTACTAATAGAGATGAGTTAGAGATATTTGGATTAAATGGTAAGCCGATTGTGAAGTCAAAAATTAGTGCTCTCAAATCTGCATGGCAGAAGCCACTTAGGTTACAAAGAATAGAACATAAGAAGCAAGAAGCAATAGGCACTGAGCCAGTCCATTGTAAGGGCGGGGTAACCCCGTCTATACGTAAATATAGTAAAACACGCACACTAATTTTAAGGACTGCTGGCACTAACTGTGATATAGAGACTAAAGTTGCGTTTGAGGTTGTAGGGGCGAGGTCATCTCGCCCCTACATCGTTGACTTGGTTCATATAAATGAACTAATAAGACATAAAAAGTCGCTTAATGACTACGACATACTTGTCATTCCCGGTGGCTTTACTTATGGGGATGATATTTCAGCCGGTAAGATACTTGCAAATGAGCTAAGATTTAAATTAGGTGAAGATGTAGATAAATTTGTTACTTCTGGTAAGCTTATACTTGGAATTTGTAACGGGTTTCAGGTGCTTGTCAAGCTTGGTTTACTACCTTATGGTAAATTAGGTGAACAAGTTATCACTCTAACTAACAATGTATCAGGTCTATTTCAATGTGAGTGGGTAGCGCTTGAAGCTCCCAAGACTAACTGTATATTTACAAAAGGGATTGATGAAATTGAGCTCCCAATTGCACACGCTGAGGGTAGGTTTGTAGCACAACCATCAATAATAAAAGAACTTAATAAAAATAGACAAGTAGCACTTAGATACAAAGGTTATAATCCAAATGGCTCAATGGACAACATTGCTGGTATATGTGACACGAGTGGCAGAATATTTGGGCTTATGCCACACCCAGAAAGGTTCATATTTGAGACACAATATCCAAGATGGACGAGAGCTAAAAAAGAACCACAAGGATTGATAATTTTTAGGAATGCAGTTGAATACATTCAATGA
- a CDS encoding macro domain-containing protein has protein sequence MEIKVNGRTIKLLLCDITELTVDAIVNAANTRLWMGGGVAGAIRRKGGPEIQKECNNIGGTFVGSAVITSGGNLNAKYVIHAVGPRMGEGDEDVKLKNATINSLKLADKYKLKTIAFPAISTGVFGFPMDRCAKIMLSTTMEYLKEDTQIKKVIFCLYDKKAFDTFKQPLAKKLEVK, from the coding sequence ATGGAAATTAAAGTAAATGGACGAACTATTAAACTCTTGCTCTGTGACATCACAGAACTTACTGTAGATGCTATTGTCAATGCTGCTAATACTCGCTTATGGATGGGTGGTGGTGTCGCCGGTGCTATACGGAGGAAGGGTGGACCGGAGATACAAAAAGAATGTAACAATATAGGTGGTACATTTGTAGGGAGTGCAGTCATAACAAGTGGTGGCAATTTGAATGCTAAATATGTTATACATGCAGTAGGACCACGTATGGGAGAAGGGGATGAGGATGTTAAACTTAAAAATGCTACTATTAACAGCCTTAAATTAGCGGATAAGTATAAATTGAAGACAATCGCATTTCCTGCGATATCAACAGGTGTATTTGGCTTCCCTATGGACAGATGTGCTAAGATTATGCTATCTACAACAATGGAGTATCTGAAAGAAGATACACAAATTAAGAAAGTAATCTTCTGCCTATATGATAAAAAGGCATTTGATACATTCAAGCAGCCACTTGCTAAGAAATTGGAGGTAAAATGA